Proteins encoded together in one Epinephelus moara isolate mb chromosome 2, YSFRI_EMoa_1.0, whole genome shotgun sequence window:
- the LOC126407134 gene encoding trace amine-associated receptor 13c-like, which translates to MTLGLSQEQYCFPGSNTSCIKAHFSVGTKVALYLLFVLGMLITILGNSVVIVSISHFKELHNPTNVLIVSLALVDLLVGVIVMPFSTIRTIHGCWFYGDDFCLLHSSFDMFLTTLSILHLICIAVDRKQAICNPLHYSRNITMPVAWVMVCACWALAAVYSFGLLYSKANIAGLEDYLASLNCLGSCNLLFNHLWGVLDSVISFFFPCTVMVCLYTKVFIVAKGHVRKIGNMSNCSKRREQEQDRARGGLIKQSEHKAAKTLGIVVGAFIFCWMPFFINSAIDAYTAFSTPVAIFETFVWLGYFNSTLNPIIYAFFYPSFKRCFYCIVTLKIFASNSSTMTLSVK; encoded by the coding sequence ATGACTTTGGGCCTTTCTCAAGAACAGTACTGTTTTCCAGGCTCTAACACCTCGTGTATTAAGGCACATTTTAGTGTGGGGACCAAAGTTGCCCtctatttgttgtttgttttaggcATGCTGATTACCATTTTAGGGAACTCTGTTGTCATTGTGTCTATAAGTCATTTCAAGGAGTTGCATAATCCTACCAATGTCCTTATTGTATCTCTTGCTCTGGTTGATCTACTAGTGGGTGTTATTGTGATGCCCTTCAGCACCATCCGGACCATTCATGGCTGCTGGTTCTATGGTGATGACTTCTGTCTGCTGCACTCCAGTTTTGATATGTTTCTTACCACTCTGTCTATCTTACACCTAATTTGCATTGCTGTAGACAGAAAACAAGCAATATGCAATCCTCTGCATTATTCTAGGAATATCACCATGCCAGTTGCCTGGGTTATGGTATGTGCTTGCTGGGCACTGGCTGCTGTTTACTCTTTTGGACTCCTTTACTCAAAGGCCAACATTGCAGGGTTAGAAGATTATTTGGCATCACTAAACTGTCTTGGCAGTTGTAACCTTCTCTTTAATCATCTTTGGGGAGTTTTAGACAGTGTAATCAGCTTCTTCTTTCCCTGCACTGTGATGGTTTGTCTGTACACTAAAGTATTCATTGTGGCAAAAGGGCATGTAAGAAAAATTGGAAATATGAGCAATTGTTCAAAGAGGAGAGAGCAAGAGCAAGACAGAGCAAGAGGAGGGCTGATAAAACAGTCAGAGCACAAGGCTGCAAAGACTCTGGGTATTGTAGTCGGTGCATTCATCTTTTGTTGGATGCCCTTTTTTATAAATTCTGCAATTGATGCCTACACTGCCTTCAGTACACCTGTTGCCATCTTTGAAACATTTGTATGGTTGGGATACTTTAATTCAACTTTAAACCCAATTATTTATGCCTTCTTTTATCCCAGCTTCAAAAGATGTTTCTATTGTATTGTCACTCTAAAAATATTTGCATCAAATTCCTCAACCATGACTTTATCTGTTAAATGA